In one window of Candidatus Scalindua sp. DNA:
- the rfbD gene encoding dTDP-4-dehydrorhamnose reductase, with protein MKILVTGSNGQLGTDCKQVLQCSHDVVGLNSKELDITNQETIQEYFNENNPDFVVNCAAFTKVDACESERELAWKVNVEGTQKLALSACEHGSKLIHISTDYVFDGRKNLPEPYVEEDEPCPLSYYGKTKLKGEIAVRRVNSNHMIVRTAWVYGLHGYNFLRTMLRVALQEPERRLKVVDDQFGSPTWSYHLALQINKLVEMDGQGTFHATSEGYCTWYELATYFLEKMDVKHRLIPCSTCDYPTPAVRPHNSILENRRLKEQGGNIMPHWQVGIDQFTEKYRGNLLKEWGLR; from the coding sequence ATGAAGATCCTGGTAACGGGGAGTAATGGGCAGTTGGGCACTGACTGTAAACAGGTTTTACAGTGTTCACATGATGTTGTTGGTCTCAATTCAAAGGAACTGGATATAACCAATCAGGAGACAATCCAGGAGTATTTCAATGAAAACAACCCTGATTTTGTTGTCAATTGTGCAGCCTTTACGAAGGTGGATGCCTGTGAATCAGAGAGAGAGCTGGCGTGGAAAGTAAATGTAGAGGGTACTCAAAAACTTGCCTTAAGTGCCTGTGAACATGGAAGCAAATTGATCCACATCTCTACAGATTATGTCTTTGATGGGAGAAAAAATCTCCCGGAACCTTATGTGGAAGAGGATGAGCCTTGTCCTCTTTCTTATTATGGCAAAACCAAGCTTAAAGGGGAAATTGCGGTACGAAGAGTGAACAGCAATCACATGATTGTCCGGACTGCCTGGGTGTATGGTCTTCACGGGTACAATTTTTTGAGAACCATGCTTAGAGTCGCTTTACAAGAGCCTGAAAGGAGATTAAAGGTAGTGGACGATCAGTTTGGTTCTCCTACCTGGTCGTACCATCTGGCACTCCAGATCAATAAATTGGTCGAAATGGATGGACAGGGGACCTTTCATGCAACCTCGGAGGGATATTGTACCTGGTATGAGTTAGCAACTTATTTTCTGGAAAAGATGGATGTGAAACACCGACTCATTCCATGCAGTACGTGTGATTATCCGACACCTGCCGTCAGGCCTCACAATTCTATCCTTGAAAACAGGAGGTTAAAGGAGCAGGGGGGCAACATAATGCCTCACTGGCAGGTCGGGATTGATCAATTTACTGAAAAATATAGAGGCAACTTGCTGAAAGAATGGGGGTTACGTTAA